A portion of the Acidisarcina polymorpha genome contains these proteins:
- a CDS encoding SDR family oxidoreductase, translating to MRIFVTGATGFIGSALVPELIQAGHQVLGLTRSQAGAEKLQAAGAEVLHGNLEDLDSLRKGARETEGVIHLAFNHDFSQFEKNAADERNAIAALGEVLVGSDRPFVVTSGTAMAANVDGKPSTEASPVSTWNPRTGLETTVKEFTERGVKTSIVRLAQIHDTRKQGLVPYVLSVTRQKGVSAYIGDGNNRWPAAHISDTARLYRLAFEKAERGAIYHAVDEEGVTMKAIAEAHGRGLKVPVVSIKPEEAEAHFGWLARFANANMPSSSVLTQQKLNWKPTGPDLITDLDNMDYTQA from the coding sequence ATGCGTATTTTTGTAACCGGAGCAACCGGCTTTATTGGATCGGCTCTTGTTCCGGAATTGATTCAAGCAGGACACCAGGTGCTCGGACTAACCCGCTCGCAGGCCGGCGCCGAGAAGCTGCAGGCAGCAGGAGCAGAGGTGCTTCACGGCAACCTCGAAGACCTAGATAGTCTGCGTAAGGGGGCGCGTGAAACCGAAGGCGTGATCCACCTCGCCTTCAACCATGACTTCTCACAGTTTGAAAAGAACGCCGCGGATGAGCGCAACGCCATCGCTGCACTCGGAGAGGTGCTGGTGGGTTCGGACCGGCCATTCGTTGTGACCTCAGGTACGGCAATGGCCGCCAATGTGGACGGGAAGCCGTCCACGGAAGCTAGCCCTGTCTCTACATGGAACCCACGGACCGGCCTCGAAACGACGGTAAAGGAATTCACCGAGCGCGGTGTGAAGACCTCCATCGTGCGGCTGGCGCAAATCCACGACACCCGTAAGCAGGGACTGGTGCCCTACGTTCTGTCCGTGACGCGCCAGAAGGGAGTCTCTGCCTACATCGGCGACGGCAACAATCGCTGGCCGGCGGCCCATATCTCCGATACCGCACGGCTTTACCGCCTGGCGTTCGAGAAGGCCGAGCGTGGAGCGATCTACCACGCGGTCGACGAGGAAGGTGTGACAATGAAGGCAATTGCCGAGGCACATGGCCGCGGGCTGAAGGTTCCGGTGGTCAGCATCAAGCCCGAGGAGGCTGAGGCGCACTTCGGCTGGCTTGCCCGCTTCGCCAACGCGAATATGCCCTCTTCCAGCGTGCTCACCCAACAGAAGCTCAACTGGAAACCGACAGGGCCGGACTTGATCACCGACCTGGACAACATGGACTATACACAGGCTTGA
- a CDS encoding cupin domain-containing protein codes for MQLLTIPPGGRAFAHKHTTHETAIYALSGVSHVWHGEQLEHHSIVQPGDFFYIPADVPHLPYNPSRTESVTAIIARTDPNEQESVVLLPELEGLHPA; via the coding sequence ATGCAGCTACTAACCATTCCGCCCGGTGGCCGCGCCTTCGCCCACAAGCATACGACCCACGAGACGGCAATCTACGCGCTCAGCGGCGTCTCCCACGTCTGGCATGGCGAGCAGCTGGAGCATCATTCCATCGTCCAGCCTGGCGACTTCTTCTACATTCCCGCAGATGTACCGCACCTGCCTTACAACCCCAGCAGAACCGAGTCGGTGACAGCGATCATCGCCCGCACAGATCCAAATGAACAAGAAAGCGTGGTATTGCTGCCGGAGTTGGAGGGCCTGCATCCGGCGTGA
- a CDS encoding PhoH family protein, with protein sequence MMKKALDITPNLEPLFGTRDENLRLMEDSLNVRIDLKSDAVHVEGAPESISQVQQIFADYEQLRRAGVNLHNGELHGMLRLVVADPAITLRSLAETGKQRSAGIKRMVQPRSINQRRYVEAIEQNDMVFGIGPAGTGKTYLAVAMAASALLAKKISRIILVRPAVEAGERLGFLPGSLQEKIDPYLRPLYDALYDLLDQERVDKMLERNVIEVAPLAFMRGRTLNDAFIIMDEAQNTTSEQMKMFLTRLGNNAKAVITGDVTQIDLPNAKKSGLIEAMNILNGVDGIKFVEFESGDVVRHHLVQRIIVAYDNFGKVQRELPLNLSEPRLGEGQPTSKPQ encoded by the coding sequence TTGATGAAAAAAGCGCTGGACATCACGCCGAATCTTGAGCCCCTGTTTGGGACCCGCGATGAAAACCTAAGGCTAATGGAAGACAGCCTCAACGTGCGCATCGACCTCAAGTCCGATGCCGTCCACGTCGAGGGTGCTCCGGAAAGCATATCCCAGGTACAACAGATTTTTGCTGACTATGAGCAGTTGCGTCGGGCCGGCGTGAACCTGCATAACGGGGAACTCCATGGCATGTTGAGGCTGGTCGTTGCCGATCCAGCCATCACGCTCCGCAGCCTCGCCGAAACCGGCAAACAGCGCTCGGCGGGCATCAAGCGAATGGTCCAGCCCCGCTCGATCAACCAGCGCCGCTACGTTGAGGCCATTGAGCAGAATGACATGGTTTTTGGCATTGGACCCGCCGGAACCGGCAAAACCTACCTCGCCGTGGCCATGGCCGCTTCGGCGCTCCTGGCGAAGAAGATCAGCCGGATTATCCTCGTCCGGCCGGCTGTTGAAGCCGGCGAACGCCTGGGCTTTCTTCCCGGTAGTCTTCAGGAGAAGATCGATCCCTATCTCCGCCCGCTCTATGACGCGCTCTATGATCTCCTTGACCAGGAACGGGTCGATAAGATGCTTGAGCGAAACGTCATCGAAGTCGCGCCCCTTGCGTTCATGCGCGGACGCACCCTCAATGACGCCTTCATCATCATGGATGAGGCCCAAAACACCACTAGCGAGCAGATGAAGATGTTCCTCACACGTTTGGGCAACAACGCCAAGGCAGTCATCACCGGCGACGTCACCCAGATCGATCTGCCAAATGCCAAGAAGTCCGGGCTGATCGAGGCGATGAACATACTCAACGGTGTCGATGGAATCAAGTTTGTCGAGTTCGAATCGGGAGACGTAGTTCGTCATCACCTCGTCCAGCGAATCATCGTCGCTTACGACAATTTCGGCAAAGTTCAACGCGAACTGCCGCTCAACCTCTCCGAGCCGCGGCTGGGCGAAGGACAACCAACGTCAAAGCCGCAGTAA
- the ybeY gene encoding rRNA maturation RNase YbeY — protein MILIEPPRSLTAARRSPINKRELAQFAARASKAAGAAGAVSVLLTNDERIRELNRRFRKKNAATDVLSFPSFDGQRSRSAGDLAISLDTAARQAEIFQHSLDTEVRVLILHGILHLAGFDHETDDGEMAKIERRLRKEFGLPSGLIQRSTKEPAKVKPPDRRSLRTPLPVISERHP, from the coding sequence ATGATCCTTATCGAACCTCCTCGATCCCTTACCGCCGCTCGTCGAAGCCCGATCAACAAGCGGGAACTCGCGCAGTTTGCCGCCCGAGCGAGCAAGGCTGCTGGGGCCGCCGGCGCCGTCTCGGTCCTGCTGACCAATGACGAACGGATTCGCGAACTCAACCGGAGATTCCGCAAGAAGAACGCCGCTACAGATGTACTCTCATTCCCGTCATTTGACGGTCAGCGAAGCCGGAGCGCGGGCGACCTCGCCATCTCCCTCGATACCGCTGCTCGCCAGGCCGAGATTTTCCAGCATTCCCTCGACACCGAAGTTAGAGTACTAATCCTTCACGGAATCCTGCACCTCGCCGGCTTCGACCATGAAACCGACGACGGAGAGATGGCGAAGATCGAGAGACGCCTGCGCAAAGAGTTTGGCCTGCCCTCGGGACTGATCCAGCGCTCCACCAAAGAACCAGCCAAGGTCAAGCCACCCGACCGGCGATCGCTGCGAACCCCATTACCAGTCATCAGCGAGCGCCATCCATGA
- a CDS encoding hemolysin family protein: MSIVLALVIVALLFTLTLASYVDRLYSEMGKFLAREFQENIDAWEQRVEPRLGFNRERIALSAAVLTQLSLACLTLLFGAMLFDRSSITDRPTIGEIGQVVLGVVMVIVLFNRLLPFVFFTRTRGLWMIRFRFILRLLFLIVAPVTFLLSFLLSIAALAETPQAQEADDSSEAVDALIEAGEEEGIIEKGDRDLVRSAVEFGDKVVSEVMTPRPQLFAVPDTLTIEEFLQELNQHPYSRVPVYHETIDQVTGIAFSHDLLQIPDTVAGTRTVASIQRPAAFVPETKKVNELLREMQRAKQHMRIVIDEYGSVAGVVTIEDLLEELVGNITDEHEEDAEKDEPVHEQDGSWTVPGSLNVERLEELFGETWQMPEDYEATTVAGLVSETAGRIPSAGEVVEDDHLRFEVLASTDRRIERVRVSRRTVG; this comes from the coding sequence ATGAGCATTGTCCTGGCTCTCGTGATTGTCGCGCTGCTGTTCACTTTGACGCTTGCCTCTTATGTCGATCGCCTCTACTCCGAGATGGGTAAATTCCTCGCCCGCGAATTCCAGGAAAATATCGACGCCTGGGAGCAGCGGGTAGAGCCTCGCCTCGGTTTCAATCGCGAACGTATTGCCCTCTCCGCCGCCGTTCTCACCCAACTCTCGCTCGCCTGCTTGACGCTGCTTTTCGGCGCCATGCTCTTCGATCGCTCCTCCATCACCGACCGTCCCACGATCGGGGAAATCGGCCAGGTCGTGCTTGGCGTGGTGATGGTGATCGTGCTCTTTAACCGATTGCTGCCTTTCGTCTTCTTCACCCGGACGCGTGGTCTCTGGATGATCCGTTTCCGGTTCATTCTGCGGCTGCTGTTTCTCATCGTCGCCCCAGTCACTTTCCTGCTCAGCTTTTTGCTCTCCATCGCCGCTCTCGCCGAGACCCCCCAGGCCCAGGAAGCCGATGACAGCTCCGAAGCCGTCGACGCCCTCATCGAAGCAGGTGAGGAAGAGGGCATTATCGAGAAGGGCGACCGTGATCTGGTTCGTTCCGCTGTGGAGTTCGGCGACAAAGTAGTGAGCGAAGTGATGACCCCGCGGCCGCAGCTCTTTGCTGTCCCGGATACGTTGACCATTGAAGAGTTTCTTCAGGAGCTGAACCAGCACCCTTACTCGCGAGTCCCGGTCTATCACGAAACCATCGACCAGGTCACCGGCATCGCATTTTCGCACGACCTGCTCCAGATCCCTGACACGGTCGCCGGCACCCGCACTGTCGCCAGCATTCAACGCCCGGCCGCCTTCGTTCCCGAGACCAAGAAGGTCAACGAGCTTCTCCGCGAAATGCAGCGGGCTAAACAGCACATGCGCATCGTCATCGACGAATACGGCAGCGTCGCCGGCGTCGTCACCATCGAAGACCTGCTCGAGGAGCTCGTTGGCAACATCACCGACGAGCACGAAGAAGATGCGGAGAAAGATGAACCGGTCCATGAGCAGGACGGTTCCTGGACGGTTCCCGGAAGCCTCAATGTCGAACGTCTCGAAGAACTCTTCGGAGAAACCTGGCAGATGCCCGAGGATTACGAAGCGACCACGGTGGCCGGCCTGGTCAGCGAGACCGCAGGCCGCATCCCCTCTGCGGGCGAGGTCGTCGAAGACGACCATCTACGGTTTGAGGTGCTAGCCTCTACCGACCGGCGGATCGAACGAGTGCGGGTATCGCGGCGTACTGTAGGATGA
- the era gene encoding GTPase Era, which produces MKSGFVSILGRPNAGKSTLLNALIGEKVAIVTPKAQTTRTRIHGIYDVPAKKGKHQAAQIVFVDTPGVHTPGTLLDKRMMQEVYDALETRDIVVLIVDATRNYNLAAPGEKPAETENEANKSQFTKSQKEREEDEFVFRLVRKLDCPVFLLINKIDLINAEKLAPLIAQLSAQHRFTEVIPISATKKKGLDILVEKLIEHLPVGERYFPKDQFTDQPERFMVAELIREKILLETGEEVPYASAVVVERFEEPPPPPKNPKPLKAGQLPPKLPVTRIAAAIYCEREGQKAILIGKGGIKLKAIGTAARKEIESLLGTRVFLELFVVVQENWRESKGFLATLDWRNQLEELAKQDDEASPPKLLKSEVSGSE; this is translated from the coding sequence TTGAAATCCGGATTTGTATCTATCCTCGGCCGTCCGAACGCCGGCAAATCGACGCTGCTCAACGCCCTCATTGGCGAAAAAGTGGCCATTGTCACCCCCAAGGCGCAGACCACGCGCACCCGCATCCACGGCATCTACGACGTACCAGCGAAGAAGGGTAAGCACCAGGCGGCGCAAATCGTCTTTGTCGACACCCCTGGAGTTCATACTCCCGGCACACTTCTCGACAAGCGCATGATGCAGGAGGTCTACGATGCGCTCGAGACCCGCGACATTGTCGTGCTCATCGTCGATGCCACCCGCAACTACAATCTCGCTGCGCCCGGAGAGAAGCCTGCCGAGACTGAAAATGAAGCCAACAAAAGCCAGTTCACCAAGTCGCAAAAGGAGCGCGAAGAAGACGAGTTCGTCTTTCGGCTCGTGCGCAAGCTTGACTGCCCTGTCTTTCTGCTGATCAATAAGATCGATCTTATCAACGCCGAGAAGCTCGCCCCGCTCATCGCGCAGCTAAGTGCTCAGCATCGCTTCACCGAAGTGATCCCAATCTCGGCGACCAAGAAAAAGGGACTCGACATCCTGGTCGAGAAGCTCATTGAGCACCTGCCGGTAGGCGAGCGTTACTTCCCGAAAGATCAATTTACGGATCAGCCGGAGCGCTTTATGGTCGCTGAGTTGATCCGGGAAAAAATCCTCTTAGAGACCGGGGAAGAAGTCCCTTACGCCTCGGCTGTCGTTGTGGAGAGGTTCGAAGAACCACCGCCGCCGCCCAAGAACCCAAAGCCGTTGAAAGCGGGTCAGCTCCCACCCAAGCTGCCCGTAACCAGGATCGCCGCCGCCATCTATTGTGAACGCGAAGGGCAGAAGGCCATCCTCATCGGCAAAGGGGGGATCAAGCTGAAAGCCATCGGCACGGCCGCCCGCAAGGAGATCGAGTCCCTCTTGGGAACCAGGGTCTTTCTCGAGCTCTTTGTCGTTGTTCAGGAAAACTGGCGTGAGTCAAAAGGTTTTCTCGCCACCCTTGACTGGCGCAACCAGTTAGAGGAACTCGCCAAGCAGGACGATGAAGCCAGTCCGCCGAAGCTGCTGAAGTCCGAGGTCTCCGGCAGCGAGTAG
- a CDS encoding DUF885 domain-containing protein, which yields MRQVFLATFFLTLVTHSCFAAGSNSDAFSCSLSANETFLEQADRFMLATLRYVPVEATQAGYHGDAKAPLDTLLDDQSPETIAAQRTLFLTGKSCFAAVKTSSPEDAADLALLRDSIDSSLFELDTLQTYRFRPQDYIEMIGSGLFFPLTSNRGTEADRLTSVVARMEQIPRVLEEGRQNVRQADPLYIDTAVQESPGDISVITQIGSMIPAGSPLRSRYEAASQSAQAALSSYSVWLKEDLARRPHTVTWRNGSSKYAKIFAFALGPGTHESPDSVLASAEADLSRVRAQMYTVALPLHEQWFPDHHTHADLAGDALQNKVIGEVIDRINDDHVEPGQLLDKVKSQAAGIRAFIQQKDLLTLSDRGNMKIVATPEFLREEFSVAGFHSAPVLDPTAEAEYWVTPLDPKLPKEQAESKLREYNNWMLQYLTMHEALPGHYTQFEHANSLQPSSRRVLRALLGSGSYEEGWGEYGVKEMEDAGYANHDPRFVLMVDKIRLRVIANAILDIRMQSRDMTDSEALDLMQNKAFQTPAEANGKLRRAKLTAGQLITYYVGYHQWIELRNRIQQQEGSAFSLKRFNDAALDEGPLPIPILEPLLTARLVSH from the coding sequence ATGCGGCAAGTATTTCTGGCGACATTCTTTCTCACCCTCGTCACCCACTCCTGCTTTGCCGCGGGCTCTAATTCGGATGCCTTTTCCTGTTCTCTCTCTGCCAACGAGACCTTTCTCGAACAAGCCGACCGCTTCATGCTTGCCACTCTTCGCTACGTGCCGGTAGAGGCGACTCAGGCCGGCTATCACGGAGACGCGAAGGCTCCTCTCGATACCTTGCTTGACGACCAGAGTCCCGAGACGATCGCCGCCCAGCGCACCCTTTTCCTTACCGGCAAGAGCTGTTTCGCGGCCGTTAAAACGAGCTCTCCCGAAGATGCCGCCGATCTCGCGCTGCTTCGGGACAGTATCGACTCCAGCCTTTTTGAACTTGACACGTTGCAGACCTACCGTTTCCGGCCACAGGACTACATCGAGATGATCGGCTCTGGCCTCTTCTTTCCTCTGACTTCAAACCGTGGCACTGAAGCCGATCGGCTCACCTCCGTTGTTGCCCGCATGGAGCAGATTCCGCGCGTGCTCGAAGAAGGGCGGCAGAACGTTCGGCAAGCCGATCCTCTGTACATCGACACCGCCGTGCAGGAAAGCCCGGGAGACATCTCGGTCATCACCCAGATCGGCAGCATGATCCCGGCAGGCTCTCCGCTTCGCTCTCGATATGAGGCGGCCTCGCAATCCGCCCAGGCGGCGCTCTCGAGCTACAGCGTTTGGCTCAAAGAGGATCTCGCCCGCAGACCGCACACTGTGACTTGGCGGAATGGTTCATCCAAGTACGCCAAGATCTTCGCATTTGCGCTCGGGCCAGGGACCCACGAGAGCCCGGACTCCGTTCTCGCGTCCGCTGAAGCAGATTTGAGCCGAGTCCGCGCCCAGATGTACACCGTGGCGCTTCCGCTGCATGAACAGTGGTTCCCGGACCATCACACCCACGCCGATCTTGCCGGTGATGCACTTCAAAATAAGGTGATTGGCGAGGTCATCGACCGCATCAATGACGACCATGTCGAGCCCGGCCAGCTGCTCGATAAAGTGAAGAGTCAAGCGGCCGGTATCCGGGCATTCATTCAGCAGAAAGACCTCCTGACCCTAAGCGACCGGGGCAACATGAAGATCGTTGCCACCCCTGAATTTCTACGCGAAGAGTTTTCCGTCGCCGGCTTCCACTCCGCTCCCGTACTCGACCCGACTGCCGAGGCCGAATACTGGGTGACGCCTCTCGACCCAAAACTACCCAAAGAGCAGGCCGAATCGAAGCTGCGCGAGTACAACAACTGGATGCTCCAATATTTGACGATGCACGAAGCTCTGCCCGGCCACTATACGCAGTTCGAACACGCGAACAGCTTGCAGCCATCTTCCCGCCGCGTGCTGCGCGCCCTTCTTGGCAGCGGTTCCTATGAAGAAGGGTGGGGAGAATACGGAGTCAAGGAGATGGAAGACGCCGGATACGCGAATCACGACCCGCGCTTCGTGCTCATGGTCGACAAAATCCGCCTGCGCGTGATCGCCAATGCCATCCTCGACATCCGCATGCAGAGCCGTGACATGACCGACAGTGAAGCCCTTGACCTTATGCAGAACAAGGCATTCCAGACTCCCGCCGAAGCGAATGGAAAACTGCGCCGGGCCAAGCTGACTGCCGGCCAACTCATCACCTACTACGTCGGATACCATCAGTGGATCGAACTTCGGAATCGGATTCAACAACAAGAGGGCAGCGCCTTCAGCCTGAAGAGATTCAACGACGCTGCGCTCGATGAGGGTCCGCTCCCAATTCCGATCCTCGAACCGTTACTAACGGCCAGGCTTGTCTCGCACTAG